The DNA segment GTGTTGGCAGCGCGTCCGCAAGGCCGCCTGGTAGCCTGCCTGTGCGCAGCCTGGTGCGGCACCTGCGGGACCTACCGGGAGGCCTTCACGGCGCTTGCCGCCCGGTTTCCCGGCGATTGCTTCGTCTGGATCGATGTTGAGACCCACGCCGACCAGCTGGGCGACCTCGATATCGATAACTTCCCGACGCTGCTGGTGCAGCCGGTGGCGGGCGGCGCGCCGCAGTTCTACGGCACGCTGCTGCCGCATATTGAAGTGCTCGAACGCATGCTGGCGCGCGGCGCGGCGATGGCGCCAGCGGCCGGCGCCGCGGTGCCGAACGTGCTGGAGTGGCTGGCGCCGCACGCTAACGACGACTAACCCCGGTCATCGGCGCCCGGCGCA comes from the Cupriavidus basilensis genome and includes:
- a CDS encoding thioredoxin family protein; the protein is MTVYFPEQDQGVIAQVLAARPQGRLVACLCAAWCGTCGTYREAFTALAARFPGDCFVWIDVETHADQLGDLDIDNFPTLLVQPVAGGAPQFYGTLLPHIEVLERMLARGAAMAPAAGAAVPNVLEWLAPHANDD